From Kingella potus, a single genomic window includes:
- the tfpZ gene encoding TfpX/TfpZ family type IV pilin accessory protein, producing the protein MSDSVKQSRWRYAAKLALIHLSINVAVALVVAVLIFGVWYPQPYPELMGGLKLLGLIVAVDMVCGPVLTSVLANPAKPKREMATDLSLVAVIQLAALIYGLHAVAQARPVFLAFEADRFTVVSAAEIDQDKLGEALPEFRSLPWWGVKRIGLRDAKDGNEKLSSLQMSLQGVEPSARPDWWTEETDAYRERIRSKMKPLSNLEKMYPDNADLSAAVEKSGLPPQDLYYLPFTSQKNKSWTVLMDKNTGFKAFVHLDAFGTE; encoded by the coding sequence GCCGCCAAGCTGGCTTTAATCCATTTGTCCATCAATGTTGCTGTGGCATTGGTAGTTGCCGTTTTGATATTCGGCGTATGGTATCCGCAGCCGTATCCCGAACTGATGGGGGGATTGAAGCTGCTCGGGCTGATTGTGGCGGTGGATATGGTGTGCGGCCCGGTGCTTACTTCTGTTTTGGCCAATCCCGCGAAGCCGAAACGCGAAATGGCAACCGATTTGTCGCTGGTGGCCGTTATCCAGCTTGCTGCCCTGATATACGGCCTGCACGCTGTTGCGCAGGCGCGCCCCGTGTTTTTGGCTTTCGAGGCCGACCGGTTTACCGTGGTGAGTGCGGCGGAAATCGATCAGGACAAACTAGGCGAAGCCTTGCCCGAATTCCGTTCCCTGCCGTGGTGGGGAGTGAAACGCATCGGATTGCGCGATGCTAAGGACGGCAACGAAAAACTGTCCAGCCTGCAAATGTCGCTGCAAGGAGTGGAACCCAGTGCGCGTCCGGATTGGTGGACGGAAGAAACCGATGCCTACCGTGAGCGCATCCGTAGCAAAATGAAGCCGCTCTCGAACTTGGAAAAAATGTATCCCGATAATGCGGATTTGTCTGCTGCTGTGGAAAAAAGCGGTTTGCCGCCGCAGGATTTGTACTATCTGCCGTTTACCTCGCAAAAAAACAAATCTTGGACGGTTCTGATGGATAAAAACACCGGTTTCAAAGCATTTGTGCATTTGGATGCTTTTGGAACAGAATAA